A region from the Triticum aestivum cultivar Chinese Spring chromosome 3D, IWGSC CS RefSeq v2.1, whole genome shotgun sequence genome encodes:
- the LOC123077196 gene encoding uncharacterized protein: MGRKKGAGGGPKSVAVPAAQTEAEVEKEAKKAAPRKRNPCPGIRAVGGRIYDPENGKTCHQCRQKTTDFAVACKQPGEKGPCSTHFCHTCLFNRYGENAKQAARKARWACPKCRGICNCSFCRKKRGETPTGILAHAAKATGHSSVHELLKQGSDMVAAAQTLTSLPAKIKKEQKEGNRKRALETDDDADGSVVDGDENVGTDLNAFPSSPANKKLKKGTSDESTDLLKTKLELPRGTLVTNVVGAKLEADDVGSAIQFYEFCRTFAEVFQIKKGQPEKVLQVITGGSRKGRVVPAVVADLHISLLSLIQEDRGENPLDYSRDGDAWITETGKYISESTVISKELPLDCLNQGVSGYKKLSPSLKLHVLNFLCDETLSTGTLRGLIVKQDEGATERKVAAREKIRAAKEKEKELKERLKNEMDKSMFLRKGEEIKSLISQIKELNEDKEAAVDDEKLGDLLRTKPVRKDKGVAYWKFDGYYKKTSIMRQEFDTTGNNDKWFMFTEEEEKVIGDHLAPRSLLQCKSHTKA, from the exons ATGGGGAGGAAgaagggcgccggcggcggccccAAGAGCGTGGCCGTGCCGGCGGCGCAGACGGAGGCGGAGGTCGAGAAGGAGGCCAAGAAAGCGGCTCCGAGGAAGCGCAACCCGTGCCCCGGAATCCGCGCCGTCGGCGGCCGGATCTACGACCCGGAGAACGGCAAGACCTGCCACCAG TGCCGTCAGAAAACAACGGACTTTGCGGTGGCCTGCAAGCAGCCCGGGGAGAAGGGGCCCTGCTCAACCCACTTCTGCCACACGTGCCTGTTCAACAG GTACGGCGAGAACGCGAAGCAGGCGGCCAGGAAGGCGCGCTGGGCCTGCCCCAAATGCAGGGGCATCTGCAACTGCAGCTTCTGCAG AAAGAAGAGAGGGGAGACGCCGACGGGGATACTGGCCCATGCCGCCAAGGCGACAGGGCACTCATCCGTCCATGAGCTGCTGAAACAGGGCTCGGACATGGTGGCCGCTGCACAGACGCTGACCTCGCTCCCCGCGAAGATCAAGAAG GAACAAAAGGAGGGAAACAGAAAGAGGGCCCTGGAGACAGATGATGATGCCGATGGATCAGTGGTTGATGGGGATGAGAATGTGGGGACTGATCTCAATGCATTTCCTTCATCTCCTGCCAACAAGAAGCTGAAGAAGGGCACATCTGATGAGAGCACTGACCTGCTCAAGACCAAGCTTGAGCTACCCAGAGGTACTCTGGTCACTAATGTTGTAGGGGCCAAGCTGGAGGCCGACGATGTTGGGTCTGCAATTCAGTTTTATGAATTCTGCCGCACATTTGCTGAG GTGTTTCAAATAAAGAAGGGACAGCCTGAAAAAGTTCTTCAAGTCATAACTGGAGGAAGCCGTAAAGGGCGAGTGGTGCCTGCAGTTGTTGCTGATCTTCACATTAGTTTGTTGTCTCTCATCCAAGAAGACAGAGGAGAGAA CCCTTTGGACTATTCAAGAGATGGGGATGCTTGGATAACTGAGACTGGCAAATATATTAGTGAATCCACAGTTATCTCAAAGGAACTACCTCTTGATTGTTTAAACCAAGGTGTATCAGGATATAAAAAGTTGAGCCCTTCTTTAAAGCTCCATGTGCTGAATTTTCTGTGTGATGAGACCCTTTCTACTGG AACATTAAGGGGCTTGATTGTCAAACAAGATGAAGGTGCCACTGAGAGAAAGGTTGCTGCAAGAGAAAAAATCCGTGCTGCGAAGGAAAAG GAAAAAGAGCTTAAAGAAAGACTAAAGAATGAGATGGATAAATCAATGTTTCTGAGAAAAGGAGAAGAAATTAAGAGTCTCATTTCTCAAATTAAGGAGTTAAATGAAGACAAGGAGGCAGCAGTAGATG ATGAGAAGCTGGGAGATCTACTTAGGACAAAGCCTGTCAGGAAAGACAAAGGGGTTGCATACTGGAAGTTTGATGGTTATTACAAGAAGACCTCAATAATGCGCCAAG AGTTTGACACAACAGGGAACAATGACAAGTGGTTTATGTTCACCGAGGAAGAAGAAAAAGTAATTGGAGATCATTTGGCCCCAAG GTCCCTACTTCAGTGCAAGAGTCATACCAAGGCATGA